The Leguminivora glycinivorella isolate SPB_JAAS2020 chromosome 1, LegGlyc_1.1, whole genome shotgun sequence genome includes a region encoding these proteins:
- the LOC125235250 gene encoding thioredoxin domain-containing protein 12-like, with amino-acid sequence MPTGTGLAKAFFALITNTVYCSTSLGKDNGFGNNYIWASSLESGIQLASRHKKPVMVIIHKSWCKACKNLKPKFANCSEIQSLSRKFVMVNLLDDEEPENNLYAPDGTYIPRILFMSPHGKVDHEIYNEDGSSQHKFFYSRPEQIAKSMKKVLEKYNLEQFDV; translated from the exons ATGCCGACCGGTACTGGTTTAGCCAAAGCGTTTTTCGCGTTGATTACTAACACAGTTTACTGCAGCACTTCCCTGGGAAAGGACAACGGTTTCGGGAACAACTACATCTGGGCGAGCTCTTTAGAATCTGGTATACAACTAGCATCCCGCCATAAGAAACCCGTGATGGTCATCATACATAAATCTTGGTGTAAAGCGTGCAAAAATCTGAAGCCAAAATTCGCTAACTGTTCTGAAATTCAGTCATTAAGCAGAAAGTTCGTTATGGTTAATTTACTAGATGATGAGGAACCTGAGAACAATCTTTATGCTCCAGATGGTACTTATATACCCAG GATCCTATTCATGTCGCCGCATGGAAAAGTAGACCACGAAATCTACAACGAAGACGGTAGCAGCCAGCACAAGTTTTTCTACAGCCGACCGGAACAAATCGCCAAGTCCATGAAGAAAGTGCTCGAAAAGTATAACCTCGAGCAGTTCGATGTATGA